The Salvelinus sp. IW2-2015 linkage group LG15, ASM291031v2, whole genome shotgun sequence genome includes a region encoding these proteins:
- the LOC111974291 gene encoding RNA-binding protein MEX3B, translating into MPSTTSLLETEETEPEIPPLVVHAFADIGLDDHYRQTEQPESLLHPRPVSHFNVLGAVLDLQPIQHHHPTPTEEDEERANEDVLGEDDFNKRLXVQAQVSGLGSVMLPGMDTPETLLLYNELDHGTLQQATGMMILPSVYGEPGYEVETSLLMRRKSVNTTECVTVPSSEHVAEIVGRQGCKIKALRAKTNTYIKTPVRGEQPVFVVTGRKEDVVMAKREILSAAEHFSLIRASRNKAGPMAAAGPGLPAAPSLPGQTTIQVRVPYRVVGLVVGPKGATIKRIQQQTHTYIVTPSRDKEPVFEVTGMPENVDRAREEIEAHIAIRTGNCVEIPGDENDFHYNGTDVSFEAGSCGAWLQSNAAAPAGAQRMTANYRNDSSSSLGSGSTDSYYGGGGNRMADFSPTSPYVNNNNNNVGASFWFEETLLPLASEELAALGSPGFDPLAITTAAPVPQPQVVWSHLEQGVQLLGGRQAPVRDSQSGTPHLSPAFQEALEHPMAQRVQRVSLSVSGSQKFPVYGPTFSSSSDSSSSPPDSCRGGQECIRCLESEIIAALMPCGHNLFCIECANRICQSPEAICPVCQAPVTQAIRLSLP; encoded by the exons ATGCCAAGTACCACATCTTTGTTGGAGACCGAGGAAACTGAGCCGGAGATCCCGCCACTAGTTGTGCATGCATTCGCCGACATAGGCCTGGATGACCACTACAGACAGACGGAACAACCCGAGAGCCTCTTGCATCCACGCCCGGTCTCTCATTTCAATGTGCTTGGTGCCGTGCTGGACCTGCAGCCTATACAGCACCACCATCCGACACCAACGGAAGAGGACGAAGAAAGAGCTAACGAAGACGTGTTGGGAGAGGATGATTTCAACAAGAGGCTGYTTGTGCAGGCCCAAGTCTCGGGACTAGGCTCTGTTATGCTACCTGGAATGGATACGCCCGAGACACTCTTGCTGTACAATGAACTTGACCACGGCACACTACAACAGGCTACGGGAATGATGATTTTACCATCTGTGTATGGAGAGCCTGGCTATGAAGTTGAGACATCGCTGCTCATGCGGAGGAAGAGTGTGAACACAACAGAGTGTGTCACGGTGCCCAGCTCAGAACATGTTGCCGAGATTGTCGGTAGACAGG gcTGCAAGATCAAGGCATTGCGAGCAAAGACCAACACCTACATCAAGACCCCAGTGCGAGGCGAGCAGCCGGTGTTCGTGGTGACAGGGCGGAAGGAGGATGTGGTTATGGCCAAGAGGGAGATCCTCTCGGCAGCTGAGCACTTCTCCCTCATCCGTGCCTCCCGGAACAAGGCAGGTCCGATGGCTGCAGCAGGGCCAGGGCTACCTGCTGCACCTTCCCTACCTGGTCAAACCACCATCCAGGTGCGTGTTCCCTACCGCGTGGTGGGACTGGTGGTTGGGCCCAAGGGGGCGACCATCAAGCGCATCCAACAGCAGACACACACTTACATTGTCACTCCAAGCCGAGACAAAGAGCCAGTGTTTGAGGTGACGGGCATGCCTGAGAATGTGGACCGAGCGCGAGAGGAGATCGAGGCCCACATTGCCATACGCACAGGCAACTGTGTGGAGATTCCAGGAGACGAGAACGACTTCCACTACAACGGCACTGACGTCAGCTTCGAGGCGGGAAGCTGTGGGGCGTGGCTGCAGTCGAACGCAGCCGCACCTGCCGGTGCCCAGCGCATGACCGCCAACTACCGCAACGACAGCTCCAGCTCTCTGGGCAGTGGCTCCACTGACTCCTACTATGGCGGAGGGGGGAACCGCATGGCCGACTTCAGCCCCACCAGCCCCTAcgtcaacaataacaacaacaatgttGGGGCCAGCTTCTGGTTTGAGGAGACTCTGCTCCCCTTGGCGTCTGAGGAGCTGGCAGCACTGGGATCTCCTGGGTTTGACCCTCTGGCCATCACTACAGCTGCTCCTGTACCGCAGCCACAGGTGGTGTGGAGCCACTTGGAACAGGGTGTCCAGCTGTTGGGTGGTCGCCAGGCCCCTGTCCGAGACAGCCAATCCGGCACACCTCACCTCTCCCCTGCCTTCCAAGAGGCCTTGGAACACCCCATGGCCCAGCGGGTTCAAAGGGTCTCCCTCAGTGTCTCAGGGTCTCAAAAGTTCCCAGTCTACGGCCCCACCTTCTCGTCCTCCAGTGACAGCTCCAGCTCTCCCCCAGACTCATGCAGAGGAGGCCAGGAATGCATCCGTTGCCTGGAGAGTGAGATCATCGCAGCCCTGATGCCCTGCGGACACAACCTCTTCTGCATAGAATGCGCCAACCGCATCTGCCAGAGCCCTGAGGCCATCTGCCCAGTGTGTCAGGCACCAGTCACCCAGGCCATACGGCTGAGCCTGCCCTGA